One segment of Solanum stenotomum isolate F172 chromosome 1, ASM1918654v1, whole genome shotgun sequence DNA contains the following:
- the LOC125844288 gene encoding putative UDP-glucuronate:xylan alpha-glucuronosyltransferase 4: MALTKSKSYTLYLIFLSIFFLYLTLTCKLRQKNHDIPISNLEKPTFRQNIVMPMEHFTSKPQWFQLLQDEIKDKSTLKIGLVNLDDVSFFDYVGLHGAKNMETFDVKFPKVSNKIKWKDLFPEWIDEKEVSAKPTCPEIPMPVFEVYEELDVVVAKVPCKHVGVDGSRDVFRLQVNLVVANLLVRIGSWNKNRPVYAVFIGDCGPMWEIFRCEDMLLHEENLWVYKPELKRLKQKILMPVGSCQLARPFSEQEQESWKSYPASALDKTFHKKPREAYVTVIHSSEAYVCGAIALAQSIILTNSTRDLVLLADDSISPKSLHGLRAAGWKIKKIKRIRSPHAPKNAYNEWNYSKLRIWQLIEYDKVIFIDSDFVVFRNIDQFFSYPELSAAGNDGYIFNSGVMIIEPSKCKFQNLMNKRFEVGSYNGGDQGFLNEMFVWWHRWPTKLNTLKIFINSNHRDLPDDSYTVHYLGLKPWLCYEDYDCNWDKVESQIFASDSAHERWWKVYKKMSMELRDYCALTPQMDARIIKWRRKAKKANFSDGHWRIQVKDPRRLSN; this comes from the exons atgGCACTCACAAAGTCAAAATCATATACACTTTATCTCATATTTCTCTCCATATTCTTCCTCTACCTAACTCTAACTTGCAAATTAAGacaaaaaaatcatgatattcCAATCTCAAACCTAGAAAAACCAACTTTTAGACAAAATATTGTTATGCCCATGGAACATTTCACTAGTAAACCTCAATGGTTTCAACTTTTACAAGACGAAATCAAGGACAAATCAACACTAAAAATTGGCCTAGTCAACCTTGATGATGTCTCGTTTTTCGACTACGTTGGATTGCACGGGGCAAAAAATATGGAGACGTTCGACGTTAAATTCCCTAAGGTTTCGAATAAAATTAAGTGGAAAGACTTATTTCCAGAATGGATTGATGAAAAAGAGGTATCAGCCAAGCCTACTTGCCCAGAAATCCCAATGCCAGTTTTCGAGGTGTACGAGGAATTGGATGTGGTCGTTGCAAAGGTTCCATGTAAGCATGTAGGGGTTGATGGTTCTAGGGATGTTTTTAGGTTACAAGTGAACTTAGTGGTAGCTAACTTGTTGGTAAGGATTGGTAGTTGGAATAAAAATCGACCTGTTTACGCGGTGTTTATCGGCGATTGTGGGCCTATGTGGGAGATATTCCGATGTGAAGACATGTTGTTGCATGAAGAGAATTTATGGGTTTATAAACCTGAGTTAAAAAGGCTGAAGCAAAAAATTCTTATGCCTGTTGGTAGTTGTCAGCTTGCTCGTCCATTTTCAGAACAAG AACAAGAATCTTGGAAGAGTTACCCGGCATCAGCCCTGGACAAAACGTTCCACAAGAAGCCAAGAGAGGCTTATGTGACAGTTATACATTCCTCAGAAGCTTATGTTTGTGGAGCAATAGCTTTAGCACAAAGCATTATTCTAACTAACTCAACAAGAGACCTTGTTCTACTAGCAGATGACTCAATTTCACCAAAATCTCTTCATGGTCTCAGAGCAGCAGGCTGGAAAATCAAGAAGATCAAAAGAATAAGAAGCCCACATGCCCCAAAAAATGCGTACAACGAATGGAATTACAGCAAGCTAAGGATATGGCAACTCATAGAATATGACAAAGTCATATTTATCGATTCAGATTTCGTGGTTTTCAGAAACATCGATCAATTCTTTTCGTATCCAGAACTATCAGCTGCTGGAAACGATGGGTACATTTTCAATTCGGGTGTTATGATCATTGAACCATCAAAATGcaagtttcaaaatttaatgaaCAAAAGGTTTGAAGTAGGTTCTTATAATGGGGGCGATCAAGGCTTTTTAAATGAAATGTTCGTGTGGTGGCATAGGTGGCCTACTAAGCTAAATACACTCAAgatatttataaattcaaatcATCGCGATCTACCTGATGATTCATACACCGTACATTATTTGGGATTAAAGCCATGGTTGTGTTACGAGGATTATGATTGCAATTGGGATAAAGTGGAATCGCAAATATTTGCGAGTGATTCAGCTCATGAGAGATGGTGGAAGGTGTACAAGAAAATGTCTATGGAACTTAGGGATTATTGTGCATTGACACCACAAATGGATGCAAGGATAATAAAATGGAGGAGAAAAGCTAAAAAAGCTAATTTTTCAGATGGACATTGGAGGATTCAAGTGAAGGATCCAAGAAGACTTTCCAattga